The genome window ATCGATGACCACCACCGTCTGATCGCGCTCGCTGGCGTCCAGCACTGCCACGCCCGACGCCAGCGATTCCAGCACCAGACCCTGCACCTGAAGCCCAGCTTCCTGCACGCAGCGGCGCAGATTGGCGAGTGGCCCGGCACTGCCCGCCACGATATGCACGTCCACTTCCAGCCGGATGCCGTGCATGCCCACCGGACTCTTGATGCCTTCCTGTCCGTCGACCACGTATTCCTGAGGAATCGCGTGAATCACTTCCAGATTGGGATCGAGCGGTACGGCCCGGGCGTTCTCGATACTGCGCTCGACATCGGCCACCGTGATTTCCTGGCTGCGCCGAATGGCCGCCAGTCCATGACTCGTCAGGGCGCGGGTATGGTTGCCCGCCACGCTCACGTAAGCCGCACTGACCTTGACGCCCGACACGCGCTCGGCAGCCGCCACCGAATTACGAATGGCGGCGGTGGTGCGCTCCAGATTGACCACTGCGCCACGTTTGATGCCTTCGCTTGGAACCGTTCCCTCGCCAATAATATCCACGCTGCCGTCCGCAGCGATTTCGCCGATGACTGTCGTGATTTTGGTGGTTCCGATGTCCAGACCAACGGTAATTAGGTTGTCTTTCATTGCTGGACGCTCACCCCCCAGGGATAGATATTGATGCGCTGATTAGAAAACATTTTGACACCGCCAGAATACTTAAGCAAGGAATCCATACTGCCGCTCCAGACCTTTCCCGCCGAAGTCTGAATAGTGATTCCAGACGGCGCGTATGCGACTGACAGAACATTGTAGCTTGCGAGAAGCAGCGCGGCACGTCTCGCATCTTGCAAACGGTCTGGCCCCCAGCCGATCAGCAGGGGCAGCGGCGCAGTGCCAGTGGGCCGGGCATTCGGCAGAATTGTGCCGTCCCAGGCAATCGTGACCACTTTGCCGGCAGTGGGGTGTGCGCCCGCGACCTCGCTGCCGTCCCAGGAGACGGTCACGACCCGTCCAGGCGTGTGCAGGCCCGGCAGTTTGTAGCCGTTCGGAGCCACCGAATACACGGTGCCGCCGTCCTGAATGCCGTCTTTGACGGTGCCGTCCAGCAGGTACGTCACGATATGGCCCTGCGGCAGCTCGCCTTTTACCTTGCTGCCGTCTGGAAGCAGCGTATACAGCATGCCGCCTTCCTGCTGTCCTTCCAGCTGTGTACCGTCGGGCATATAAGTTTTGGGGCGAAGCTGCTGCACGCCCACCTGACGGCTGCCGTCGTCATAGATGGTATTGACCTGACTGTCTGGCTGTTGCCAGCGGGCTGCCGGAACGCGCTCGGTGACGCTGATATCTATCCTATCTGGAAACGTCCGGACGATGTGTGCCGACGTGACCCACGGAGAAGCGCGCAGGGCACGTGCCCGCCAGCCGCCGTAGAACAGCCAGCCTCCAGGACGCCTGGTGCCGTAAAAAGGAGGTGTCAGACCCGCGAGGGACAGCACCTGCGCCTGACTCAGCGCTCGGTTGCCGCTGACCGTGACGCTGCGAATGGGCAGCAGAAACCACAGCGCGGCCAGCAGCCCCACCAGCAGGACAGTACTCAGGATGCTCCACCATACCGGGCGTACGCGCCGCCGCCGGGTGGGGGGCGTTTCACCGGAACCGGGCGTCACGGCCACAGTTCGTATTCCAGGGCTAGCGGCACCTCTACCGCCGCACGAATCTCGTCCAGCAGGGCATGAA of Deinococcus ruber contains these proteins:
- a CDS encoding cell division protein FtsQ/DivIB; this translates as MTPGSGETPPTRRRRVRPVWWSILSTVLLVGLLAALWFLLPIRSVTVSGNRALSQAQVLSLAGLTPPFYGTRRPGGWLFYGGWRARALRASPWVTSAHIVRTFPDRIDISVTERVPAARWQQPDSQVNTIYDDGSRQVGVQQLRPKTYMPDGTQLEGQQEGGMLYTLLPDGSKVKGELPQGHIVTYLLDGTVKDGIQDGGTVYSVAPNGYKLPGLHTPGRVVTVSWDGSEVAGAHPTAGKVVTIAWDGTILPNARPTGTAPLPLLIGWGPDRLQDARRAALLLASYNVLSVAYAPSGITIQTSAGKVWSGSMDSLLKYSGGVKMFSNQRINIYPWGVSVQQ